Genomic window (Deltaproteobacteria bacterium):
AAAGACTCTTAAAGAGGTGGTCAATTTCTATAATACCCGCGATATTCCAGGTATGTGGCCACCCCCTGAAGTACCTGAGAATATGGACAGCCAGTTTGTCGGTAATCTT
Coding sequences:
- a CDS encoding cytochrome-c peroxidase, whose translation is KTLKEVVNFYNTRDIPGMWPPPEVPENMDSQFVGNLGLTDAEEDAIVAFMLTLTDGYFTP